The DNA region TATGGATATCCAGGGAATGAAACAAATGAACAAACAGCTAATGAACCATGTGGGAACGGTCATCGTGGGGAAAGACCATACGATTGAGTTAGTGATGACAGCTATCATTGCTTCAGGGCATGTCCTGCTGGAGGATGTGCCCGGTACGGGGAAAACCATGTTGGCAAAATCAGTAGCTTCTTCGCTGGACTGCACCTTTCAGCGTATTCAGTTCACACCGGATCTGTTGCCGTCCGACTTGACGGGGATTCATTTCTTCAATCAAAAAGATGGTGATTTTGAATTCAGACCTGGCCCTCTCTTCGCCAACCTCGTCCTTGCAGACGAAATAAACCGGGCTACACCGCGTACTCAATCCAGCTTGCTGGAGTGCATGGAAGAGCGCCAGATCAGTATTGATGGTTCCACAAGGCAACTGGAGCGTCCATTTATCGTCATTGCTACACAAAACCCGATAGATAATCAGGGGACTTTCCCGTTACCCGAAGCACAAATGGATCGTTTCATGATGAAGATCCGAATGGGTTACCCAAACAGTGAAGAGAGTGTAGAAATTTTGAGACGTACGGTAGCACGTCGTTCTGTTGACGATCTGTCCGCTATCATTAGTCGTGAGCAATTGCTTGAGGCACAGAGTACGTATACATCGGTCCAAATCGACGAAGATCTGTTGCGATATATTATCCGTCTGACAGAAGCTACCAGACAACATTCCGAGTTGTCACTAGGCGTAAGTCCACGAGGAGCTCAGGCGTTGCTCAAGGCAAGTCAGGCCTGGGCTGCTTTACATGGCAGAGATTTCGTTCTGCCTGATGATATTAAAATATTGGCGGAGCCCGTGCTAGCCCATCGACTTGTATTCCGTAACCGGGTAAGGCAGCAAGAGGGCTTGGCGGAACGCATCATTCAGGAGCTTCTAACCCAGACAGACGTGCCAACCGAGAATCTTGCTGCAGGCAACGGGCGATAGCTTATGGCATTATTATGGCTTGTCATTGTTGGTGTCATTATGATTGGCGTACAAGGCATATGGTTCGGCCGTCCCGCCTTATACAAGCTCAAGTACACTAGACAATTCAGCAAGATACGTTGTTACGCCGGAGATGAGCTGGAGATGGTAGAGACGATTTCGAATGAAAAACGAGTCTCGGTTCCCTGGCTCAGACTTGAAGCCATGATGCCCGTCTCCTTTGTTTTTCGATCCGGTTCAGGCATGGATATCAGCCAGGGAGATATCTACCAGAATCATAAAAGCATCTTCACGTTGAAACCGTTTACTCGTATTACGCGCAAGCATCCTTTTGTATGCAGCAGACGTGGAATTTATACGTTAAACACCGTGACAATGACTGGAGGGGATCTGTTTGGCCTTTGGCGCGTAACGAAGGCGCTCCCCGTTCATCTGAACATGATTGTGTATCCTTCACTTGTTCATCCTGAAGATCTGCCTGCAATTTATCAGGTATGGCAGGGTGAGGTTGAAGTCTCCCGTTGGATTGTTGAAGATCCCTTTCTCATTCTTGGAGTTCGTCCATATGGTGCGGGCGACCCCATGAACCGTATACATTGGAAAGCTAGTGCTCGTACGGGTGAACTGCAGGTATACAAGCAGGGATGGACTGCGGACCCCCAATCCTGGATTGTGGTCAACATTCAGGAGTCTGCAGACATGTGGAGTGTAGTTACCCGTCCCGAGACGATCGAACGGGCACTCCGTTATGCTGCCACTGCAGTAGTGGATGCGATAGGGAGAGGCTTGCCTGCAGGATTTGCTCATAATGGTTATCGTGTGAGTGGAGGGCAGGATCCATTGCGGATTGAGCCGGATTACGGCAGTCCTCATCTGGAGAGGTTACTGGAAGCTATGGCGGAGACGGAGTTAAAATGCATGGTTCCCATGGAACAATTCCTGAGCGATGAAGTACAACGTAATGAAGAAGCGCAGCAGGCTCGCAGTTATCTCTTAATAACGTCCTATGTATCTCCAGCCATGGAACATGAAATTGCTCGTTTGCATGAACAGGGCCATCGTGTGACCGTACTCCCGGTAGAGGGTGGGAAAAGCGATTCAAAGGCGGTGAGTGCATGAGTGATTCCAAGAGTTCCAAGGAAAGTTTGATTTTATCCATATTGGCAGTTCTATTGATCGGTGTGTACCTCTATCCATTTCTG from Paenibacillus sp. JNUCC-31 includes:
- a CDS encoding AAA family ATPase codes for the protein MDIQGMKQMNKQLMNHVGTVIVGKDHTIELVMTAIIASGHVLLEDVPGTGKTMLAKSVASSLDCTFQRIQFTPDLLPSDLTGIHFFNQKDGDFEFRPGPLFANLVLADEINRATPRTQSSLLECMEERQISIDGSTRQLERPFIVIATQNPIDNQGTFPLPEAQMDRFMMKIRMGYPNSEESVEILRRTVARRSVDDLSAIISREQLLEAQSTYTSVQIDEDLLRYIIRLTEATRQHSELSLGVSPRGAQALLKASQAWAALHGRDFVLPDDIKILAEPVLAHRLVFRNRVRQQEGLAERIIQELLTQTDVPTENLAAGNGR
- a CDS encoding DUF58 domain-containing protein; this translates as MALLWLVIVGVIMIGVQGIWFGRPALYKLKYTRQFSKIRCYAGDELEMVETISNEKRVSVPWLRLEAMMPVSFVFRSGSGMDISQGDIYQNHKSIFTLKPFTRITRKHPFVCSRRGIYTLNTVTMTGGDLFGLWRVTKALPVHLNMIVYPSLVHPEDLPAIYQVWQGEVEVSRWIVEDPFLILGVRPYGAGDPMNRIHWKASARTGELQVYKQGWTADPQSWIVVNIQESADMWSVVTRPETIERALRYAATAVVDAIGRGLPAGFAHNGYRVSGGQDPLRIEPDYGSPHLERLLEAMAETELKCMVPMEQFLSDEVQRNEEAQQARSYLLITSYVSPAMEHEIARLHEQGHRVTVLPVEGGKSDSKAVSA